The Microbacterium maritypicum genome contains a region encoding:
- a CDS encoding LCP family glycopolymer transferase, which yields MTLAPPRATRRPLIETRPLRHPDSADSGMMAKRGWWLVAVNLLVPGSAQVLAGNRRLGRFGLGATLVSWVLAIVALGLALFARPVLLWLTIGGGFFSAAVLTIVQVLLVGYVVLWVVLTFDTLRLVRLVKVPGVSRLAIPVVALVLLGLVGGGAGYAATAVGSVRNTIGSIFGQSGPSVQPSDGYYNILLLGADSGDGRDSMRFDSISVVSVNADTGAVTITGIPRELPNAPFSDGSPMQELYPEGFEGHSSSTCGWNGWMNHVRNAAEVCREDAGAGLYPDAVANGSEPGIEATKDAAEGVLGIEIPYYVFVDMHGFAELVDALGGVEIDVTERLPKGGPPEGWTGTDVNEWAIGWIEPGTQRMDGDTAQWYARSRYTTSDWDRMKRQRELQAAILAQFTPQTVLTRFNEVAAAGTALISTDLPSDKLPEFFDLMLKAKEQPVTSIELTPDAGVDEHQPDYAFIHDLIQQKLHPPTETPTPEP from the coding sequence GTGACTCTTGCGCCTCCGCGCGCAACACGGCGCCCGCTGATCGAGACCCGGCCGCTGCGGCACCCGGACTCCGCCGATTCGGGGATGATGGCCAAACGCGGGTGGTGGCTGGTCGCCGTGAACCTTCTGGTGCCGGGCTCCGCCCAGGTCCTCGCCGGCAACCGCCGCCTCGGCCGTTTCGGTCTCGGCGCCACACTGGTCTCCTGGGTCCTCGCGATCGTCGCTCTCGGACTCGCGCTCTTCGCACGCCCTGTCCTGCTGTGGCTCACGATCGGTGGCGGTTTCTTCTCGGCCGCCGTACTGACGATCGTTCAGGTGCTGCTGGTGGGATACGTCGTGCTCTGGGTGGTGCTCACGTTCGACACTCTGCGCCTGGTGCGTCTCGTGAAGGTGCCAGGAGTCTCCCGACTCGCCATCCCGGTCGTGGCGCTGGTACTGCTGGGACTCGTCGGCGGCGGGGCGGGATACGCAGCCACCGCCGTCGGATCGGTGCGCAACACCATCGGCTCGATCTTCGGACAGAGCGGTCCCAGTGTGCAGCCCAGCGACGGCTACTACAACATCCTCCTCCTCGGAGCCGACAGCGGCGACGGCCGCGACTCCATGAGGTTCGACAGCATCTCGGTGGTCTCGGTGAACGCCGACACCGGTGCCGTGACGATCACCGGCATCCCCCGAGAGCTCCCCAATGCGCCGTTCAGCGACGGCAGCCCGATGCAGGAGCTGTATCCGGAGGGGTTCGAGGGCCACAGCTCCTCTACCTGCGGCTGGAACGGATGGATGAACCACGTGCGCAACGCCGCCGAGGTCTGCCGGGAAGACGCCGGCGCCGGTCTCTACCCCGACGCCGTGGCCAACGGGTCGGAACCGGGTATCGAGGCGACGAAGGATGCGGCCGAAGGCGTACTCGGGATCGAGATCCCGTACTACGTGTTCGTCGACATGCACGGCTTCGCTGAGCTCGTCGATGCACTGGGTGGTGTCGAGATCGACGTCACGGAGCGGCTGCCCAAGGGTGGTCCGCCCGAGGGGTGGACGGGCACCGACGTGAACGAGTGGGCCATCGGCTGGATCGAACCGGGAACGCAGCGCATGGACGGCGACACGGCGCAGTGGTACGCCCGCTCGCGCTACACGACCAGTGACTGGGACCGGATGAAGCGTCAGCGGGAGCTGCAGGCCGCCATCCTCGCCCAGTTCACGCCACAGACCGTCCTCACCCGATTCAACGAGGTGGCAGCGGCCGGCACGGCCCTGATCAGCACGGATCTCCCGTCGGACAAACTGCCTGAGTTCTTCGACCTGATGCTCAAGGCGAAGGAGCAGCCGGTCACGTCGATCGAGCTCACCCCCGACGCCGGCGTGGACGAGCACCAGCCCGACTACGCCTTCATCCACGACTTGATCCAGCAGAAGCTGCATCCGCCGACGGAGACGCCGACGCCCGAGCCGTGA
- a CDS encoding DUF2304 domain-containing protein: MWIQVVLIAGIIAIGAVFMRRTGADSHLAIRRLLFGAFVLVAVLSILFPQWLTWVANLVGVGRGTDLLLYALVLMFLVFVYTQSRRNAAHQRSLTLLARKLALLQASASRQDAPAPQTGRTDPDAPEQPTSANDQP, translated from the coding sequence ATGTGGATCCAGGTCGTCCTCATCGCCGGCATCATCGCCATCGGCGCCGTCTTCATGCGTCGCACCGGCGCGGACAGCCACCTCGCCATCCGGCGACTGCTCTTCGGGGCCTTCGTGCTGGTCGCCGTGCTGTCGATCCTGTTCCCGCAGTGGCTCACCTGGGTCGCGAACCTCGTCGGAGTCGGTCGCGGCACCGACCTGCTGCTCTACGCCCTGGTGCTCATGTTCCTGGTGTTCGTCTACACCCAGTCGCGCCGCAACGCTGCGCATCAGCGGAGCCTGACCCTGCTGGCACGGAAGCTGGCACTGCTCCAGGCGTCCGCTAGCCGCCAGGACGCCCCCGCTCCGCAGACAGGGCGCACCGATCCCGACGCCCCCGAGCAGCCGACGAGCGCGAACGATCAGCCCTGA
- a CDS encoding FG-GAP-like repeat-containing protein → MRFPRLLTCFLAVSALVIGTVVPATAATASVSASGSSSASIAKAAVDPVSAGMVKSTLAGFEAGNIISDAVFTNAGTMSEAQIQAFFNSKVSSCQSGYVCIKDFRITSVTRPADAYCDGYTGAANESAARIIYRVAQSCNINPQVLIVMLQKEQGLITHTWPSAWRYNIALGQGCPDTAPCDPNYIGFFHQIYGAARQMQIYMEGKWFQWYAPGRTWNILYNPNANCGSSPVYIANKATSALYYYTPYQPNAAAMRAGYGEGDGCSAYGNRNFYNYFTDWFGSTQTPTAVGPSLSSVNTSSYVLGIDSAGVLWGYPFAKSAWGNRKQLATGVGASSSAMLVGDLNGDGNRDLIIRQGQTAMVLRGNGSGFDSGQGLNVDWSGVVLSAPAGDVDGDGVPDVLTTNAAGDLLLWRGDDRGGLLPGIQIGWGWGGMNLLVGNVDLNRDGKPDLIGRDSVGRLWVYYGNGTGGWAGQRQLGSGWASMTSVFVPGDFTGDGVSDLAGRAADGDLYLYPGDGAGGITTAGRIGNGWNSLNGLAGAGDAVSKVRPVPAGAGDVDRDGAADVLALSGQGSLNLYRGNGSGGWRGSQQLGGGWSADDRIITMGDFNGDGHRDLGRITASGQFLLYPGQAGGYGEPVTIGTGWNGLSLLVGGIDFDGDRIPDVIGRNGAGNLVYYRGNGSGGWAAGPVEIGIGWGGFTLATNAGDFDGDGRQDLIARSADGNLWLYPTNGRGSWGGPRQIGYGWGGFTSILGAGDFDRNGLMDVITRAADGTLYLYRGNGAGGWGTSTPIGTGWNGFTALG, encoded by the coding sequence ATGAGGTTCCCCCGACTCCTCACCTGTTTCCTCGCTGTCTCCGCCCTTGTCATCGGAACGGTGGTCCCCGCCACTGCCGCCACCGCGTCCGTCTCCGCGAGCGGCTCGAGCAGCGCGAGCATCGCGAAAGCAGCCGTCGACCCGGTCTCGGCCGGGATGGTGAAGTCCACGCTTGCAGGTTTCGAGGCGGGCAATATCATCAGCGATGCGGTCTTCACGAACGCGGGCACGATGTCCGAGGCGCAGATCCAGGCCTTCTTCAACAGCAAGGTGTCGAGCTGTCAGAGCGGTTACGTCTGCATCAAGGACTTCCGCATCACGTCGGTGACCCGCCCCGCCGACGCCTACTGCGACGGCTACACCGGCGCGGCCAACGAGTCCGCGGCGCGGATCATCTACCGTGTCGCGCAGTCCTGCAACATCAATCCTCAGGTGCTGATCGTGATGCTCCAGAAGGAGCAGGGGCTGATCACCCACACCTGGCCGAGCGCGTGGCGATACAACATCGCGCTGGGGCAGGGGTGCCCTGACACCGCGCCTTGCGACCCGAACTACATCGGCTTCTTCCATCAGATCTACGGCGCCGCGCGCCAGATGCAGATCTACATGGAAGGCAAGTGGTTCCAGTGGTACGCACCGGGTCGGACCTGGAACATCCTCTACAACCCGAACGCGAACTGCGGCAGCTCGCCCGTCTACATCGCCAACAAGGCGACGTCGGCCCTCTACTACTACACGCCGTACCAGCCCAATGCAGCGGCGATGCGCGCGGGCTACGGCGAGGGTGACGGCTGCTCCGCGTACGGCAACCGCAACTTCTACAACTACTTCACCGACTGGTTCGGCTCCACACAGACGCCGACAGCCGTCGGACCCAGCCTCTCCTCGGTGAACACTTCGTCGTACGTCCTCGGCATCGACAGTGCCGGCGTGCTCTGGGGCTACCCGTTCGCGAAGAGCGCGTGGGGAAACCGGAAGCAGCTGGCCACCGGCGTCGGCGCGTCTTCCTCGGCCATGCTGGTGGGCGATCTCAACGGTGATGGCAACCGCGATCTGATCATCCGTCAGGGGCAGACCGCGATGGTTCTGCGCGGGAACGGTTCCGGATTCGATTCCGGCCAGGGGCTGAACGTCGATTGGAGCGGCGTGGTCCTCTCCGCGCCCGCCGGCGACGTGGATGGCGACGGCGTGCCCGATGTTCTCACGACGAATGCGGCCGGCGACCTGCTCCTGTGGCGCGGAGACGACCGAGGCGGTCTGCTCCCCGGTATCCAGATCGGGTGGGGCTGGGGCGGGATGAATCTGCTCGTTGGCAACGTCGACCTCAACCGCGACGGAAAGCCGGATCTGATCGGACGTGATTCCGTCGGTCGTCTGTGGGTGTATTACGGCAACGGCACCGGCGGGTGGGCGGGTCAGCGTCAGCTGGGTTCGGGATGGGCGTCGATGACCTCGGTCTTCGTGCCCGGGGACTTCACCGGGGACGGTGTGTCCGATCTCGCCGGTCGAGCTGCCGACGGCGATCTCTACCTTTATCCCGGTGACGGAGCAGGAGGCATCACCACGGCAGGTCGCATCGGGAACGGCTGGAACTCTCTCAACGGTCTGGCTGGCGCGGGGGATGCGGTGAGCAAGGTACGTCCCGTTCCGGCCGGAGCCGGCGATGTCGATCGCGACGGCGCGGCAGACGTCCTCGCGCTCTCGGGTCAGGGCTCTCTCAACCTCTACCGCGGCAACGGCTCTGGCGGTTGGCGTGGTTCGCAGCAGCTCGGTGGCGGCTGGAGCGCCGATGATCGGATCATCACGATGGGCGACTTCAACGGTGACGGGCACCGTGACCTCGGGCGGATCACCGCGAGCGGTCAGTTCCTGCTGTACCCGGGCCAAGCAGGCGGATACGGAGAACCTGTCACGATCGGTACTGGCTGGAACGGGCTCTCGTTGCTCGTGGGAGGTATCGACTTCGACGGCGATCGCATTCCGGATGTGATCGGACGCAACGGCGCGGGCAACCTGGTCTACTACCGTGGCAACGGCTCTGGCGGGTGGGCGGCAGGCCCGGTGGAGATCGGCATCGGCTGGGGCGGGTTCACTCTCGCGACGAACGCCGGTGATTTCGACGGTGACGGTCGGCAGGACCTCATCGCCCGCAGCGCCGACGGGAACCTCTGGCTCTATCCGACCAATGGGCGAGGCAGCTGGGGCGGGCCGCGACAGATCGGATACGGCTGGGGAGGCTTCACCTCGATCCTCGGTGCGGGCGATTTCGACCGCAACGGTCTGATGGATGTGATCACCAGGGCAGCGGACGGTACCCTCTACCTCTACCGCGGCAACGGTGCCGGTGGGTGGGGGACGAGTACGCCGATCGGCACCGGGTGGAACGGCTTTACCGCCCTCGGCTGA
- a CDS encoding glycosyltransferase has product MGARLRVVLDQLVSVVDADHADAAVGLAAGLVATAPSGCAVDAIVPSGATVPVAGIGDVRTLGMGRRELAAAWQLGIVPGVGGGLIHSPTLMAPLVRHDRVHDNDQTTVTVWDLRAWEAPETLSKGSVAWQRGMLRRAVRHADAVVVPSHAVAERLSELAKIGDRLRVIAGAPPQGFRAPGDASERRRALSLPDEYVVLTGSVSSLSDGFRGAVAAGLDAVVIDAPEGAEPRHADAAAAAGLPERRTHVRGALSVEDRAAVLDGASAYVATDAVAGWPWRAVEAMVLGVPVVAVSSGSHRDVIADGGMLVPAEAIADAVAEATGGAADRLRVLACDRSRAFSWASSAERLWGLHADL; this is encoded by the coding sequence ATGGGTGCTCGGCTGCGTGTTGTTCTGGATCAGCTCGTGAGCGTCGTCGATGCCGATCATGCGGACGCCGCGGTGGGACTCGCGGCAGGACTGGTCGCGACGGCGCCCTCCGGGTGCGCGGTCGATGCCATCGTCCCGTCGGGCGCGACCGTGCCCGTGGCGGGAATCGGGGACGTCCGCACCCTCGGCATGGGGCGCCGCGAACTCGCTGCCGCCTGGCAGCTCGGGATCGTTCCCGGTGTCGGCGGGGGACTGATCCATTCGCCGACGCTCATGGCCCCGCTCGTGCGCCACGATCGCGTGCACGACAACGACCAGACCACGGTCACGGTGTGGGATCTGCGCGCATGGGAAGCGCCGGAGACGCTCTCCAAAGGCAGCGTCGCCTGGCAGCGCGGTATGCTCCGACGCGCCGTCAGGCATGCCGACGCGGTCGTGGTGCCCTCTCACGCCGTCGCGGAGCGTCTGTCCGAGCTCGCGAAGATCGGCGACCGTCTCCGTGTGATCGCCGGCGCACCGCCTCAGGGATTCCGCGCTCCCGGTGACGCGTCCGAGCGTCGCCGCGCTCTCTCGCTGCCCGACGAGTACGTGGTTCTGACCGGGTCCGTCTCGAGTCTGTCCGACGGCTTCCGGGGTGCGGTGGCCGCCGGCCTCGACGCGGTGGTCATCGACGCGCCCGAAGGGGCGGAGCCTCGTCACGCCGACGCCGCTGCGGCGGCAGGACTGCCGGAGAGGCGCACGCATGTGCGGGGGGCACTGAGCGTCGAGGATCGTGCAGCAGTACTAGACGGCGCATCCGCCTATGTCGCGACGGATGCGGTGGCAGGCTGGCCGTGGCGCGCGGTGGAGGCCATGGTGCTCGGCGTTCCCGTCGTGGCGGTCTCCAGTGGGTCACATCGGGACGTCATCGCCGACGGGGGCATGCTGGTCCCCGCCGAGGCGATCGCCGACGCGGTCGCCGAGGCGACCGGTGGAGCGGCGGACAGACTCCGCGTGCTCGCCTGCGACCGGTCGCGAGCCTTCTCCTGGGCGAGCTCTGCGGAACGCCTCTGGGGCCTGCACGCAGACCTGTGA
- a CDS encoding DUF4012 domain-containing protein has protein sequence MSDGRLPVRRRWIGWTVGVLLSLLLIAIGWVCIRGIGAVNDLQQVAKGASQLKSSIAAGDLEGARPLAKSIAHNAESARSLTSDPVWHAFGALPWIGPNFSAVSEIAEIADDVSADALTPLLDVAADFDLASLGFAGGAIDLAPFAEIAGPLGTADTALSTAQLHARRIDADATLPPLADAIRTMRSSVTEAATVVGSLHGAAVLLPTMLGGEGPRNYVLAMQNNAELRSSGGIIGSIALLHAEGGRITLQSQASTRDFPPLDTALPLSDSTIALFEDRPGRYLQNITSIPDFSEAGAAIAARWEGRFGGTVDGVIAVDAVVAKHLIAATGDLTFGPFTATPENVTDILLSEIYAAVPDPAVQDEIFAQAAGALFGAALSGGDPRALIGELATSAEEGRIRIWSAHDDEEAVLAGSALGGTIPTDSVDATYVGVLMNDTTGGKMDFYTRASISTSVGSCQGTPTTQVRVTWTNTAPADAATSLPPYVTADGFYGVPAGTVRTLIAVYGPEGATPSRIDRDGAEEGVQTAMIGDRSAVQHEVSLAPGESTTITVEFQGTGAGERLTEVRHTPLIHTPDTTREPLRCAS, from the coding sequence GTGAGCGATGGTCGACTTCCCGTCCGGCGCCGATGGATCGGGTGGACCGTCGGCGTTCTGCTCTCCCTTCTCCTGATCGCCATCGGCTGGGTCTGCATCCGTGGGATCGGCGCGGTGAACGACCTCCAGCAGGTGGCGAAAGGCGCCTCTCAGCTGAAGTCTTCGATCGCGGCCGGAGACCTCGAGGGCGCCAGGCCGCTGGCGAAGAGCATCGCGCACAACGCGGAGTCCGCTCGCAGCCTGACGTCCGACCCCGTGTGGCACGCGTTCGGCGCCCTGCCATGGATCGGACCGAACTTCAGCGCGGTGAGCGAGATCGCCGAGATCGCCGACGACGTGTCGGCCGACGCGCTCACGCCCCTCCTCGACGTGGCGGCGGACTTCGATCTGGCGAGCCTGGGCTTCGCCGGCGGGGCGATCGATCTGGCGCCGTTCGCAGAGATCGCCGGCCCGCTCGGCACGGCCGACACAGCGCTCAGCACCGCGCAGCTGCACGCACGACGCATCGACGCCGACGCCACGCTCCCGCCGCTCGCCGACGCCATCCGCACCATGCGCTCATCCGTCACCGAGGCCGCGACGGTCGTGGGTTCGCTCCATGGCGCGGCCGTGCTGCTGCCCACCATGCTCGGCGGCGAGGGACCGCGCAACTACGTACTCGCGATGCAGAACAACGCCGAGCTGCGCTCGTCGGGCGGCATCATCGGATCCATCGCCCTGTTGCACGCCGAGGGGGGCAGGATCACCCTCCAGAGCCAGGCGTCGACGCGGGACTTCCCTCCGCTCGACACCGCGCTGCCCCTCAGCGACTCGACGATCGCGCTCTTCGAGGACCGTCCTGGCCGCTATCTGCAGAACATCACGAGCATCCCCGACTTCAGCGAGGCAGGAGCTGCCATCGCCGCCCGCTGGGAGGGTCGATTCGGTGGGACCGTCGACGGCGTCATCGCCGTGGACGCCGTCGTCGCGAAGCATCTGATCGCGGCGACCGGAGACCTCACGTTCGGCCCGTTCACGGCGACGCCCGAGAACGTCACCGACATCCTGCTCTCAGAGATCTACGCCGCGGTTCCCGATCCCGCCGTGCAGGACGAGATCTTCGCGCAGGCCGCAGGAGCGCTCTTCGGCGCCGCGCTGTCCGGAGGAGACCCGCGCGCACTGATCGGAGAACTGGCGACGTCGGCGGAGGAGGGCCGCATCCGGATCTGGAGCGCCCATGACGACGAAGAGGCCGTTCTCGCCGGCTCTGCACTGGGGGGCACGATTCCCACCGACAGCGTCGATGCGACCTACGTGGGGGTGCTGATGAACGACACCACCGGCGGCAAGATGGACTTCTACACCCGCGCATCCATCTCGACATCGGTCGGGAGCTGCCAGGGGACCCCGACCACGCAGGTGCGGGTGACATGGACCAACACGGCCCCCGCCGACGCCGCCACCTCGTTGCCGCCCTACGTCACGGCGGACGGCTTCTACGGCGTGCCCGCAGGCACGGTGCGCACGCTGATCGCCGTGTACGGCCCCGAGGGGGCGACGCCGTCGCGCATCGACCGGGACGGCGCAGAAGAGGGCGTGCAGACGGCGATGATCGGCGACCGCTCGGCTGTGCAGCACGAGGTCTCCCTCGCGCCGGGCGAATCGACGACGATCACGGTCGAGTTCCAGGGCACCGGTGCGGGAGAGCGACTCACGGAGGTGCGGCACACCCCGCTGATCCACACCCCCGACACGACACGGGAGCCCCTCCGATGCGCCTCGTGA
- a CDS encoding ABC transporter permease translates to MTDTRDLFSVVPRSDFDVPGTSRGLIDVVRWRYLLYLLVRTGVTTRYRNSVLGWTWSYVRPGAQFLVFWVVLGLFLSLNRDIQNYPVYLFSGIVVINLFSEAFKNATTSIVNNAPLVRKVFLPRQLFAVSAVLVAFIHFLPQLALLLIVCLFMGWIANVTLLGVAAILAGIIIVGLFALGMGLFFGALNVRFRDAENIVELLLLLATWASPVLYAWTMVQSAVDKLGWPEWIVNLYLLNPITQGVELFHYGFWRPVTGVTMQLPPDLAWNTLWTFLISVGTLLVGQFIFRSLEGRFAQDL, encoded by the coding sequence GTGACAGATACTCGAGACCTTTTCTCCGTCGTCCCGCGTTCGGATTTCGACGTCCCCGGCACCAGCCGAGGCTTGATCGACGTCGTGCGCTGGCGCTATCTCCTGTACCTGCTGGTGCGCACCGGTGTGACCACGAGATACCGCAATTCCGTCCTCGGATGGACCTGGTCGTATGTGCGCCCCGGTGCGCAGTTCCTGGTCTTCTGGGTCGTGCTCGGTCTCTTCCTGAGTCTCAACAGGGATATCCAGAACTACCCGGTGTACCTTTTTTCCGGGATCGTGGTGATCAACCTCTTCTCGGAGGCGTTCAAGAATGCGACGACCTCGATCGTGAACAACGCCCCGTTGGTGCGGAAGGTGTTCCTTCCGCGGCAGCTCTTCGCGGTCTCCGCCGTGCTGGTCGCGTTTATCCACTTCCTCCCGCAGCTCGCGCTCCTGCTCATCGTCTGCCTCTTCATGGGCTGGATCGCCAACGTCACCCTCCTGGGGGTGGCCGCGATCCTGGCAGGGATCATCATCGTGGGTCTCTTCGCCCTCGGGATGGGGCTCTTCTTCGGCGCGCTCAATGTCCGCTTCCGTGACGCCGAGAACATCGTGGAACTGCTCCTGCTGCTGGCCACCTGGGCCTCGCCGGTTCTCTACGCATGGACCATGGTGCAAAGCGCCGTGGACAAGCTGGGATGGCCCGAGTGGATCGTCAACCTCTATCTGCTCAATCCGATCACCCAGGGGGTCGAGCTGTTCCACTACGGATTCTGGCGGCCGGTGACGGGTGTCACGATGCAACTGCCCCCGGATCTCGCCTGGAACACGCTGTGGACCTTCCTGATCTCCGTCGGCACGCTTCTGGTCGGGCAGTTCATCTTCCGAAGCCTCGAGGGAAGGTTCGCGCAAGACCTATGA
- a CDS encoding ABC transporter ATP-binding protein, which produces MSTATSARPSIIVDGARKNFTLNHALSFKDTVVAWIRRRKTSSSFEALKGLDLVINEGESVAILGLNGSGKSTLLKLISGVMEPDAGQVLTRGRVAGLIEVGAGFHPELTGRENVFLNAAILGMQRKEVEERYDEIVAFSEIEQFIDQEVKHYSSGMFMRLAFSVAIHVELDVLLVDEILSVGDAPFREKCRLKFEELIALKKTLVVVSHDMEMVRELCTRGVVINKGEVIYDGAIEGAIALVDE; this is translated from the coding sequence ATGAGCACTGCGACCTCCGCGCGTCCGAGCATCATCGTCGACGGTGCGCGCAAGAACTTCACCCTCAACCACGCGTTGTCGTTCAAGGACACCGTCGTAGCGTGGATCCGCCGTCGGAAGACGAGCAGTTCCTTCGAAGCGCTCAAGGGCCTCGATCTCGTCATCAACGAGGGCGAGTCAGTGGCGATCCTCGGGCTGAACGGTTCGGGGAAATCCACTCTCCTTAAGCTGATCTCCGGGGTCATGGAGCCCGACGCCGGTCAGGTGCTCACCCGCGGCCGGGTCGCCGGGCTGATCGAAGTCGGTGCCGGCTTCCACCCCGAGCTCACCGGGCGCGAGAACGTCTTCCTCAATGCGGCGATCCTCGGGATGCAGCGCAAAGAGGTCGAAGAGCGTTACGACGAGATCGTCGCGTTCAGCGAGATCGAGCAGTTCATCGACCAGGAGGTCAAGCACTACTCCTCCGGGATGTTCATGCGCCTGGCGTTCTCTGTGGCCATCCACGTCGAGCTCGACGTGCTGCTCGTCGATGAGATCCTCTCGGTGGGCGATGCGCCGTTCCGAGAGAAGTGCCGACTCAAATTCGAAGAGCTGATCGCTTTGAAGAAGACTCTGGTCGTGGTGAGCCATGACATGGAGATGGTGCGCGAACTCTGCACGCGGGGTGTGGTGATCAACAAGGGCGAGGTCATCTACGATGGCGCGATCGAGGGTGCGATCGCTCTGGTCGACGAATGA
- a CDS encoding DUF6541 family protein, translating to MIFDWFAQSGLFALALIVVFVPGLLLGAGLRLRGLVLWGAAPGVSVGILALLAIVFPFLGIRWGHGSVAVGVLLIAAAVFGLPLLFRSRRRGGWARTAMPRHGLLLWCALVVGGGLNAARLMTYVGVPTAISQTNDAVFHLNALRWVAETGSASSLDLSGLIGGSSFYPAAWHAVASLVALDNGQIPIAANVVALVIVALVWPLSIALLTHVVTRGDRVVTALAAALSAGLLAFPQLMFEWGVLYPYALSLAVVPAAVAFTIVTLRCWLGARRGERFRVAVAPGFAALLLVVATTLAQPSSVLVWGIFVMLWLTGMLVRRLRQRRQARLGALATIAVGWAAIAVVWLALAYLAGPVLWKAYRGVLGAVADVLLNSHSLLPPAIGMSVLMIVGILICARDARLRWLVIGWVGVSVLYVVSVATDLPVVKRLLTGPWYGDSFRLAAIVPLVVVPIAAIGLAALIDVIVRRWRRGTVPGRVPLAFIATAVVAVIGVVSVVVAPVIPLRVAAKTDPQSRYALNDRSYLSADESALLRRLPDLLPEDALIIANPSTGAAFAYLLGERDIIPRTWSPPQSTAWDILSSHLNDAADDPDVCSALDAYGSPGYVLDFGRGGTGPGQYLMPGMTDFDGKAGFEEVDREGRASLWRITACD from the coding sequence ATGATCTTCGACTGGTTCGCGCAGTCCGGACTCTTCGCTCTGGCTCTGATTGTCGTCTTCGTCCCGGGCCTTCTCCTCGGCGCGGGTCTACGGCTGCGCGGACTCGTGCTCTGGGGGGCCGCTCCGGGTGTCTCCGTCGGCATCCTCGCCCTGCTGGCGATTGTCTTCCCGTTCCTCGGGATCCGCTGGGGGCACGGGAGCGTCGCTGTCGGCGTGCTCCTGATCGCCGCCGCCGTCTTCGGCCTCCCACTCCTGTTCCGCTCGCGTCGCCGGGGCGGGTGGGCCCGCACCGCGATGCCGCGCCACGGCCTCTTGCTGTGGTGCGCCCTGGTGGTGGGCGGCGGGCTCAACGCCGCGCGACTGATGACCTACGTCGGGGTGCCGACAGCGATCTCGCAGACCAACGACGCCGTGTTCCACCTGAACGCGTTGCGTTGGGTGGCGGAGACGGGCAGTGCCTCTTCTCTCGATCTCTCTGGACTCATCGGCGGGTCGAGTTTCTACCCGGCTGCATGGCACGCCGTCGCCTCGCTCGTCGCGCTCGACAACGGCCAGATCCCGATCGCCGCCAACGTCGTCGCACTCGTGATCGTCGCGCTCGTGTGGCCGTTGAGCATCGCCCTGCTCACGCACGTCGTAACGCGGGGCGATCGTGTGGTCACGGCCCTCGCAGCCGCATTGTCCGCCGGCCTGCTAGCCTTCCCGCAGCTCATGTTCGAATGGGGGGTCCTCTACCCCTACGCCCTCTCGCTCGCCGTCGTCCCCGCGGCTGTCGCCTTCACGATCGTCACGCTGCGCTGCTGGCTGGGGGCGCGACGGGGTGAGCGGTTCCGCGTCGCCGTGGCTCCCGGATTCGCCGCGCTTCTCCTCGTTGTCGCGACCACACTCGCGCAACCGTCATCGGTGTTGGTGTGGGGCATCTTCGTCATGCTCTGGCTGACGGGCATGCTGGTGCGTCGCCTCCGCCAGCGACGGCAGGCGCGTCTGGGCGCCCTCGCGACCATCGCCGTGGGGTGGGCCGCCATCGCCGTCGTGTGGCTGGCGCTCGCCTACCTCGCGGGTCCGGTGCTGTGGAAGGCCTACAGAGGAGTCCTCGGCGCCGTGGCTGATGTGCTTCTCAACAGTCACTCGTTGCTGCCGCCGGCCATCGGCATGAGTGTGCTGATGATCGTGGGAATCCTGATCTGCGCGCGCGATGCGCGCCTGCGCTGGCTGGTCATCGGGTGGGTGGGCGTGTCCGTGCTGTACGTGGTGAGCGTCGCCACCGATCTCCCGGTGGTCAAGCGCCTGCTGACCGGGCCCTGGTACGGGGACTCTTTCCGTCTGGCGGCGATCGTGCCCCTGGTCGTGGTGCCCATCGCCGCGATCGGCCTCGCGGCGTTGATCGACGTGATCGTGCGGCGCTGGCGGCGCGGCACGGTGCCGGGACGGGTACCGCTCGCCTTCATCGCGACAGCTGTGGTCGCGGTGATCGGCGTCGTCAGCGTTGTCGTCGCTCCGGTGATCCCCTTGCGCGTCGCCGCCAAGACCGACCCGCAGTCCCGCTACGCGCTCAATGACCGCAGTTATCTGTCCGCTGACGAGTCTGCGCTGCTCCGACGACTCCCGGATCTCCTCCCCGAGGATGCGCTGATCATCGCCAACCCCTCCACGGGGGCCGCCTTCGCCTATCTCCTGGGAGAGCGCGACATCATCCCGCGGACATGGTCCCCGCCGCAGTCGACAGCGTGGGACATCCTCTCGTCGCACCTGAACGATGCCGCCGATGATCCGGACGTCTGTTCAGCGCTCGATGCGTACGGAAGCCCCGGTTACGTCCTCGACTTCGGTCGCGGGGGCACCGGCCCCGGTCAGTACCTGATGCCGGGGATGACCGACTTCGACGGTAAAGCCGGGTTCGAAGAGGTCGACAGAGAGGGAAGGGCGAGTCTCTGGCGGATCACCGCCTGCGACTGA